Proteins from a single region of Candidatus Woesearchaeota archaeon:
- a CDS encoding elongation factor EF-2: MVDKVMRITQTPAQIRNICTSAHIHHGKTAFTDNLLAAAGMMSAKAAGDLEAGMATWGHADEQERLMTVDAANVSMVHDFQGKEYLINLIDTPGHVDFGGNVTRAMRAIDGTVVLICGVEGVMPQTETVVRQALRERVKPVLFINKVDRLVKELKLSPEQIAARIQALVVQFNNMIENVAEPEYKQKWKVSVQDGSVAFGSARENWALSFPYMQKKSIKFSDILHIYELEGEERKDWVWKNAPLHEVILDMVIKHHPTPMEAQAYRIPKMWHGDPESQFGKDLVSCNPDGKIAFVITRIVIDPRSGKDISAGRLFSGVIKSGQEVWLNNAKQKQRIQNVYIYNGVKPEIIDSIPAGNVLAISGVVGFAGETVTFEEEQPFEELKHIFDPVITKAIEAKKPGDLPKLIEVLRKVSREDPSIKIEINEETGQNLMSGMGELHLEIIENRILTEKGVEVKTSPPIVVYRETITKPSAEVEGKSPNKHNKLYFKVEPLDPVIAKGVREGRLPSGRFKRKDEQTINFLREECGWDAKTAGQVKAIFEGNVFMDQTRGIVYINEIMELVLDMFEDVMKNGPLAKEPCVNVMVSLTDCSLHEDAIHRGPAQMYPAIREGIRGAMMQAGPMMFEPLQITRIEVPHEFVGEISKLVSSKRGQLLEMNQEGDQTAVIAKMPVGEMLGWSNDLRSATAGRGVSSLVDQMYEKLPMELQEKIKTQIIQRKGIKGGELGA, translated from the coding sequence ATGGTTGACAAGGTCATGCGTATCACGCAAACACCTGCACAAATTCGTAATATCTGCACATCCGCACACATTCATCACGGTAAAACCGCATTTACTGATAACTTACTTGCAGCAGCAGGTATGATGTCAGCAAAAGCAGCAGGAGATCTTGAAGCTGGTATGGCGACATGGGGACACGCAGACGAACAAGAACGTCTTATGACGGTTGACGCTGCTAATGTATCTATGGTGCACGATTTTCAAGGTAAAGAATACTTAATCAATCTCATTGATACTCCTGGTCACGTTGACTTTGGTGGTAATGTTACTCGTGCCATGCGTGCTATTGACGGAACTGTTGTTCTCATCTGTGGTGTTGAAGGAGTTATGCCACAAACCGAAACCGTTGTACGACAAGCCCTTCGTGAACGCGTAAAACCTGTTCTTTTCATTAACAAAGTAGATCGTCTTGTTAAAGAACTTAAACTTAGTCCAGAACAAATTGCTGCTCGTATTCAAGCATTAGTAGTTCAATTTAACAACATGATTGAAAATGTTGCTGAACCAGAATATAAACAGAAATGGAAAGTAAGTGTTCAAGATGGTAGTGTTGCTTTTGGATCTGCACGCGAAAACTGGGCTCTCTCATTTCCTTACATGCAAAAGAAAAGCATCAAATTCTCTGATATCCTTCACATCTATGAACTAGAAGGCGAAGAACGTAAAGATTGGGTTTGGAAAAACGCCCCTCTTCACGAAGTTATCCTTGATATGGTAATTAAACATCACCCTACTCCTATGGAAGCGCAAGCATATCGTATTCCTAAAATGTGGCACGGTGATCCAGAATCCCAGTTTGGTAAAGATCTTGTTTCCTGTAACCCTGATGGTAAAATTGCGTTTGTCATTACTCGTATTGTTATTGATCCACGTTCAGGAAAAGATATTTCTGCTGGTCGACTGTTTAGTGGAGTCATTAAAAGCGGACAAGAAGTATGGCTTAACAACGCAAAACAAAAACAACGTATTCAAAACGTATACATTTACAATGGTGTTAAACCAGAAATCATTGACTCCATTCCCGCAGGAAACGTTCTTGCTATCTCAGGAGTAGTTGGTTTTGCAGGAGAAACAGTTACCTTTGAAGAAGAACAACCATTTGAGGAGCTCAAACACATTTTTGATCCAGTTATTACCAAAGCTATCGAAGCTAAAAAACCAGGAGATCTTCCAAAATTAATCGAAGTCTTGCGTAAAGTTAGTCGTGAAGATCCTTCCATTAAGATTGAAATTAACGAAGAAACTGGTCAAAACTTAATGAGTGGTATGGGAGAACTTCATCTTGAGATTATTGAAAACAGGATTCTTACCGAGAAGGGTGTAGAAGTAAAAACTTCACCACCTATCGTAGTATATCGTGAAACCATTACCAAACCTTCTGCTGAAGTAGAAGGAAAATCACCTAACAAGCATAACAAACTTTACTTTAAAGTTGAGCCACTTGATCCTGTTATTGCAAAAGGGGTTCGTGAAGGACGACTTCCCTCTGGACGCTTTAAACGTAAAGATGAGCAAACTATCAACTTCTTACGTGAAGAATGTGGTTGGGATGCCAAAACAGCCGGTCAAGTTAAAGCAATCTTTGAAGGCAATGTTTTCATGGATCAAACTCGTGGTATTGTATATATCAACGAAATCATGGAACTTGTCCTTGACATGTTTGAAGATGTTATGAAAAATGGGCCTCTCGCAAAAGAGCCGTGTGTTAATGTTATGGTAAGTCTCACCGACTGTTCACTTCACGAGGATGCGATCCACCGTGGTCCTGCACAAATGTATCCAGCAATTCGTGAGGGTATTCGTGGTGCGATGATGCAAGCAGGTCCAATGATGTTTGAACCATTACAGATCACTCGCATTGAAGTACCTCATGAATTCGTGGGCGAAATCTCTAAACTCGTTTCTTCTAAACGCGGTCAGCTTCTTGAAATGAACCAAGAAGGTGATCAAACTGCGGTTATCGCCAAGATGCCGGTAGGAGAAATGTTGGGATGGTCAAATGATCTTCGTAGTGCAACTGCTGGTCGTGGTGTATCTTCTCTTGTTGATCAAATGTATGAAAAACTTCCAATGGAATTACAAGAGAAAATTAAAACCCAGATCATTCAACGTAAAGGCATCAAAGGCGGAGAATTAGGAGCATAA
- a CDS encoding DUF192 domain-containing protein: MIENLTQKSIISKHERYATGFFSWMRGLMFRSQQNLVMEFPVSRGISLHMWFVFFPIDVLIVDEEMKIVEVKRNFQPWQMWQSSVKGKYVIELGFVDGKYKEGDEISFQ, from the coding sequence ATGATTGAGAATTTAACGCAGAAAAGTATTATTTCTAAACATGAACGATATGCAACAGGATTTTTTTCTTGGATGCGAGGATTGATGTTTCGTTCTCAACAGAATTTGGTAATGGAGTTTCCGGTTTCTCGAGGGATATCATTACATATGTGGTTTGTGTTTTTTCCCATTGATGTGTTGATTGTTGATGAAGAAATGAAAATTGTGGAAGTGAAGAGAAATTTTCAGCCATGGCAGATGTGGCAAAGTTCAGTTAAAGGAAAGTATGTGATAGAGTTAGGATTTGTTGACGGGAAATATAAAGAAGGAGATGAGATCTCATTTCAATGA